Proteins encoded in a region of the Micropterus dolomieu isolate WLL.071019.BEF.003 ecotype Adirondacks linkage group LG07, ASM2129224v1, whole genome shotgun sequence genome:
- the LOC123973613 gene encoding solute carrier family 15 member 1-like has product MRAVLVLYFKYFLRWDDDLATSIYHTFVALCYLTPILGAIVADSWLGKFKTIIYLSIVYAIGQIAMAVSAIHDITDPDRDGTPNNMTFHVALSMVGLFLIALGTGGIKPCVAAFGGDQFSERQEKQRRTFFSVFYLCINGGSLLSTIITPILRAQDCGIYSKQKCYSLAFGVPAALMMIALVVFIVGSGMYYKAEPQGNIMLDVCKCIGFAIKNRYKHRSKKFPKRQHWMDWADEKYDKLLIAQIKMVLKVLFLYIPLPMFWTLFDQKGSRWTLQATTMDGNFGLLVIQPDQMQTVNPILILTLVPIMDSVIYPLITKCGLNFTPLRRMTVGMLMAAIAFVCAGVVQIQIDKTLPTFPSASQSQLKLLNMGSDPVTVKLPDKEPFLLSAAQASDQFFTFEAEHILVSIGSPEVTKNISLAKGQRQTLLIPSVVNEMSQWVLTKDLTSKPEQGNNAIRFVNGLKTEVNVSTPAADFGSIKPFFYSNYSQIKNGKATFTIWNVSESCEYSRDFGFGSSYTFFIPSTLVIGTSCQELITMAEDIEPNSVHMALQIPQYFFITAGEVMFSVTGLEFSYSQAPSNMKAVLQAGWLFTVAIGNFIVLIVAELAKIPERWAEYILFASLLVAVCIIFSIMAYFYTYIDPTEIEAQFTAKVNEDDEDDKSQLRKTEIKMVKKNSINSHDEDDAARQTKI; this is encoded by the exons ATGCGAG CTGTCCTGGTCCTGTACTTTAAGTACTTCTTGCGTTGGGACGATGACTTGGCCACCTCCATTTATCACACGTTTGTGGCTCTCTGCTACCTGACCCCTATTCTTGGGGCCATTGTGGCTGACTCTTGGCTGGGAAAGTTTAA GACTATCATCTACTTGTCCATTGTCTATGCGATTGGCCAGATTGCTATGGCAGTCAGTGCAATCCATGACATCACTGACCCGGACAGAGACGGGACACCAAACAACATGACCTTTCATGT TGCGTTGTCCATGGTGGGTCTCTTCCTCATCGCTCTGGGCACTGGCGGCATCAAACCTTGTGTCGCTGCCTTTGGTGGAGACCAATTTAGTGAGCGTCAG GAAAAGCAAAGGAGAACATTCTTCTCTGTGTTCTACCTGTGCATCAATGGTGGGAGTCTCCTGTCAACCATTATCACTCCAATCCTGAGAG CTCAGGACTGTGGCATCTACAGTAAGCAGAAGTGTTATTCTCTGGCCTTCGGTGTCCCTGCAGCACTAATGATGATTGCACTTG TGGTGTTTATCGTTGGAAGTGGCATGTACTACAAAGCTGAACCACAGGGAAACATCATGCTggatgtgtgtaaatgtattggG TTTGCCATTAAAAACCGTTACAAGCACAGAAGCAAGAAATTCCCAAAGAGGCAGCACTGGATGGACTGGGCAGATGAAAAATACGAT AAACTCCTCATTGCTCAAATTAAAATGGTGCTGAAGGTCCTCTTCTTATACATCCCACTGCCGATGTTCTGGACCCTATTTGACCAAAAG GGTTCCAGATGGACTCTGCAAGCCACTACCATGGATGGAAACTTT GGTCTACTTGTTATACAGCCTGATCAGATGCAA ACTGTCAACCCCATCCTGATCCTGACTCTAGTGCCTATCATGGACAGCGTTATCTACCCTCTGATCACAAAATGTGGACTGAACTTTAC ACCTCTGAGAAGAATGACAGTGGGGATGTTGATGGCAGCTATAGCTTTTGTCTGTGCTGGTGTGGTTCAGATTCAAATTGAT aaaacacTGCCCACCTTCCCATCTGCATCCCAGAGTCAGCTGAAATTACTTAACATGGGCAGTGATCCGGTGACAGTTAAACTGCCCGACAAGGAGCCTTTTTTACTTTCTGCAGCTCAG GCCAGTGATCAATTCTTCACATTTGAAGCAGAACACATCCTCGTTTCAATAGGCAGCCCTGAAGTGACGAAAAACATTTCCTTGGCCAAGGGACAGCGACAAACGCTTCTCATTCCCTCAGTCGTCAATGAAATGTCACAATGGGTGTTG ACTAAGGATTTGACGTCCAAGCCAGAACAAGGCAACAACGCAATCAG ATTTGTAAATGGATTGAAAACAGAAGTGAACGTATCAACTCCTGCAGCTGACTTTGGATCGATTAAACCATTTTTTTATTCTAACTACTCCCAGATAAAAAATGGAAA GGCCACCTTCACGATATGGAATGTTTCAGAGTCATGTGAATACAGCAGGGACTTTGGATTTGGAAGTTCATACACCTTCTTTATCCCTAGCACTTTGGTCATTGGAACAAGC tGTCAGGAGTTAATTACAATGGCAGAAGACATCGAGCCCAACTCGGTTCACATGGCTCTCCAGATCCCTCAGTACTTCTTCATCACTGCAGGGGAAGTGATGTTTTCTGTTACTGGTCTGGAGTTCTCATACTCACAG GCACCTAGTAACATGAAAGCTGTGCTGCAAGCAGGCTGGTTGTTTACCGTTGCTATTGGCAACTTCATCGTACTGATTGTAGCTGAGCTTGCAAAGATTCCCGAacgg TGGGCAGAGTACATCCTATTTGCCTCGCTTTTGGTTGCAGTGTGTATCATCTTTTCCATTATGGCGTATTTCTACACCTACATCGACCCTACAGAAATTGAGGCCCAGTTCACGGCGAAGGTTAATGAAGATGACGAGGATGATAAAAGCCAGCTACGGAAAACAGAGATTAAGATGGTCAAGAAAAACTCAATTAACAGTCATGATGAAGACGATGCAGCCAGACAGACTAAAATATGA